The Aedes albopictus strain Foshan chromosome 2, AalbF5, whole genome shotgun sequence region ttatgcacgaatacgggtttccggaaaaactgatacgattgatcaaggcgacaatggatcaagtgatgtgcgtagttcgagtatcaggggcaatcttgagtcccttcgaatctcgcagagggttcggcaaggcgatggtctttcgtgcttgctatttAATATTACGTTGgcgggtgtaataaggagagcgaggataaacacgagtcgAACGATTTTCACGATGTCCGTTGAGCTGCTTGgtgtcgctgatgatattgatattatagttcAAAAATATGATACGAtgccggaaacgtacatccgattaaagagtaaagccaggcgaatcggattagtcattattgGGTCAAAAACAATGAACATGGTGGCAAAGGCTCCAAGGATAAAGTGACCAGGtgatcagagctccaacgcgggacattaatttggaaagatgcataaaaaggtgaaatcatgattttttttttgttaacgaataCGTAACGATTTTTTTGTTCGCAGAATACGAAGCACTCCTTTCTTCTACCAAGCATATCTTTCTGCGTTGTGAGCTTCGCAGAAGTGGGACAAACTCATAAACATTTTTCTACAGTCTTCAAAAGAAACCTGATAATTAAATCTAACTGTCAAAAATGGTTTTAATATTTCAActctcaattgctttcaaaattaaaattaaggtggttcaaacttcgtacacaactgaaacaaaaatcgtttattacagcatttttACCTGACAAACCTGACGTGAACTCTACAATTTTTTGAGATTATTATTACGCCCAAAGTGCCTGAAAATGTTAACCAATCtagcttctgcttgtccaattttgtcaCTGGCGTACTATTTCCTTAAGTAGCTCGGATGAttctctgtcaacattgatttacttattggatgaatttaatttacaagcGTACTCGTTTTAACCGTTTGCCAGTCAATGATAGTTTCGATATtcacccatttgaaaaaaaataacacagtcaaaataaatttccgataaaagtttactaggggaaattacctattatcGGTCgttaagctgaattatatggccaagtttcgggCAATTTGGCtggcaaaaaccccccatgacgaagagaacaaaacggccgagaataggtaatttcccctatattggGCTTGGAAAGATCTAGAAAGAATCTAGATaactttggattccgcagaactctacgatcgaacaaagttcgccgtaacacgaagttaactatctacaaaacgctgataagaccggttgtTCTCtaagggcacgaagcatggacgtgcagaggaccaacgcgcccttggagttttcaaatggaaggtgttgcgtaccatctacgacggagtgcagatggaaaacgggacttggggaaggcaaatgaaccacgaactgcatcagctgctgagagaactaaccatcATCCACACCGCGAAATTCAGGTGGTTACGGTGggagggtcacgtcatcaggatgtcggatagcaacccgactaaaatggttcttgagagtcatccgaccggtacaagaagacgtggacgCAGCGAGCTAGTTGGGTCGATTTGCGgactcttcgcagagtgcggaactggagacgtacaaccatggaccgagtagaattgaGACAActgctacgtacagcagaggaaacataggccttagtctgaccggtacggTAAGGTAAGCatctcattttcatattaaaaccacgcacacttgcacacactgaggagcatgccatccctacTCCACTTACGATTTCACAATGTTTCTCGTTTTCCGTATTTATGACGTTGCAATcgaaccaaagcagcagctagccgaatggatcactaaaataactaaaacagcCGCTATagaaaatgaacagatagcgccactgtcatcttgtgtgtttgacataactccactgctgtcacaatgttaatgttCATATACGGTGGTGCCTTTGTTTACACACGCGAATGCTAGAAAAGCTTGCTTCATTTATTTGTTGtttttcatcaccgttcaattttcactccgCCAGATTCACTTATTACAGTACTCAATCTCAGTAACTTTCCATATTTTCTGGTTATGCATCACATTTGTATTTAATGAAGCTTTTAACAGATTGATACACAGAAAAACATATAAttctcaaattattttttttaggaattatctAAATTACAAAACAATTAAAAAACACCCAAAAAACATAGAAACTTCTATACCAAAATGACACACTATTTTGCCTTTGTTACAGAAATGTTCTGATAGTATCAACCCCTTCGCGCGACTGATCTGACCTGACATGTCTCAATTAGTTCGTGTTATATTTGAGTGTAAATCTCCTTTATCTTCTTCAAAAAGGAGAATTGAGGCGCGCTtcgcaacgttaaaaatatttaaaatgcgtATGGAATTTGAACAATATTTACAAAAAATTTTGTAAAGAGGGGTGATGAAATTGAAACTTTACTGCAATGCCAACAAAAAACCATACCCATAGCGATAACGACCAAATCTACACCGCTGCTGCACAGGTAACCATGTAAGTAAAAAATACTTGCAATGCACGATTTCTAGCATCATCCTTCCTTTTTGAAACGGTTGAACAATATACCGAGTTGAAAATGTGTCAGTCCAAATATTTTTTGTCAAATATGCAGAGCAAAAGAAATTAAGACATCGTTTAACTCTATTGCAAAAAGCTTATTAAACGGAAAATACTTACATATGAAACCGATATGGCGTTCTTTCCTCCAATCTTCACTTTCCGTATCAGCGTGTGGTGTGGTTTATGTTCCTCCCGATTTGCACCATAGTACAGCTCCCAGTAGCTCGGTTTGTTCAAATGATACTCCAACAGCATCTTCTCCTTATCACCAAACATCTTGCCATTCTTGCCCAAACTTTCCATCAAAATCACACGTTGCAACGTAAAATCACTCACATCGCCATTTTTCCCTACATTATTGCTATTGCTTAACTCTGACTTACGCCTAACGCGACCCTCCGTAACCAGATCGCTAACGATTCCCATCCCAACACCACTGTCTACCACTAAGTGTGCACTTTTGCTTCCTTCTTCGGGTATCTCGATCGACACCTTGCTAGGCCTTCGTTCGCATACCTCATAGTTGCTCATAGCGTTGATCTCCGCGTTGCTCAAATAACGAAtcggctggtgctgctgctgctgcaactgcTGCGGCTGAACGTAGATCGATCGCTGATTCAGCAGCATTTGAGTGGAGCGAGCTTCCTGAGCGAACGGGTTCGGGGCAGGCCGATTCAGCTGACGAACGTTGAAGCCGTCCCTCACGTAGACCGTTTCAAAAAGTGATGGCTGATCACCGGGATTGGGATACCTCGTGAGAGTCCTTTGAGCCGTTGAGGGGTAATACGATTGCTCAAAGACCCTGTGGTTCTCAAGAACTTCGTAGTCGTTTTCGAAATTCACCGATGAACCGCGCGAACGGTGACGCTGTTCAACGGCATTCTGAACTGCTACCACTTTGGCATCCTTCGACATTCCCTTACAGAAGCGTTTGATTTCATTCTCATTCTTTTGATTCATAGATTGCAGGTAGCCTTCCAAGTCTGACTTCAGGTTAGCAATGTTTTCTTCAAGCTCGGCTTCTGCCTGCGTGAGCCCATTGCTGTTATCGGCCTGTTTCTGACCCTCTGTTCTTTGTTCTAGTAGAGTATTGAGCTTCCCACGAATCTGTTCCAAAATATTGCGTGTATTGTGaaattccagatattcctcgtACTGCGACTGCGACTGGAATTTCTTTTTTGCTGTGTCATCTTGATTTTTCTTGCTAACCGAGTAAAGTTCGTTGTCCGAATTCGATGAAGCCGAACTTTCTAATCCTATTAAGTTCTGCTGGCTATTGTGCCGCATTTTAAATGCCTCCAGATTGATGTCCGCCAATGAATCGTCCACATCCAGCGGCCATATTGGACGTGGAATCGATCCATCCGGACCCTCGGTATTGTCGGTAAGCTTCTCATCTCTGCTCGACGGTTTCGCACGCATAATTGCGACGTCATTGGACACGTTTTCCAAGGTAGCCGGGTAATAGTACTTTTCTAatgttttgccattcttctgagCTTTACTAGCATCCTGCGACTTACTATTCTTCAAAATGCCTTCTCTCTTGCCAACGGTTGAGCCGGTTGGCTTGCTCCCACTTTCCGAGGGTGCCTTCCGAACTCGGTTCACAACCGGCTCGTAGTAGATGTGGTCCTCCGCCACAGAACCGCCCGCAAAGAAAATATTTGTACTGTAGTAACCCGAGGACCCGCTTTTCTCAGTCGAATAGTGCGAAGTCGAGTTTATGCGCTCCCGTCCGACGGATTTTCCCACCACCACGTCAGACTCGACATCACCGGAAGTATCCTGGCTGCTGATGGACTGGCGTTTGTTGCCATTGCTAGCTGAGCGCACCGTGGATTGACCTCTCTCACCGTTGATGCTAGCGATTAAACTggaaatgaacaaaaaaaataaaaatatacattAGTTTCCTACAATTGTAAAAATACAATATGGTATTTTAGTTTTATAAGGCATGAAGCAAATTTTAGAGACGTCAAACAAATTTTTCTATcattagaagaatttcaaaacaataacCAAAACATTATATACagcatctatgctcatgctcatgctcattaggccgtcccttattttgcgaaaattggaaatgttataactagttcgttagtggaaaatgatcgttttagctaagcctcgtagccgtgcggttagggtcaccaagcttctaatcgcaccgtgctgtggggtgagggttcgattcccgctccgggcgatgaaacttttcgtgagagtagtttcttctccgtatccactggtgcatgcaccgtgtgtcccttgtctagtgttaagtttcttacagtctgtgcagcctttggctgaagacggtgtccgcgcctttttttttaatgatcgtgtcaaaatttgaagtccgtatctcaaggctaagtggtccctcaaggggcctaaagttgtcaaaaatttgtatgggaccaaaaaaacatgatttttttcgacaaaaatacgctattctactaaaaccgatggttttaggaccctaaagggccaaaaatatgCTTAggtctactcgtttttgagttattgaacaaaatagggtaagtttccttcggaatctaaaaaaatggtcaaaaatactgatttttcagttgttttttgtcaatatcttgggaACGAGTAgatatatcgcaaatctaagcacagtTTTGGCccattagggtcctaaaatcaccggttttagtggaatagcgtttttgttttgtcaaaaaaaaaaaaaattcatgttttttggtcccatacaatttttgacaactttaggccccttgaggggcCACTTAGCCtttagatacggacttcaaattttgacacgatcattttttagctaaaacgatcattttccactaacgaacttataacatttctatatTTTGCAAAAAAAGGACGGCCTAATGCTCATGCAAGACTTTGCAGAAGCATACATAGGAGTCATATCGGGTTGaaattatcctggaattctttcatatAGTTTTGAATGTACAAATTTCTTAAAATGAATATATTCAATACCATTCTCtgtgaaatttcagaaaaaaatctgacgTAAGTGAATACAAGCAAACAATTTTAAAACGAAAAGTTTTATAAAAtgcaaattccaaaaaaatgcttatgaattcctAGGCacaattccgaacggaattcctGAGAGCAGCGCTGGAAAAGAAATTCAAAGCCGTTGCTACACTGATTGCAGGGCGTGTATACTAAAGGATTCTGCAGATTGTtgttatcttcaaaaattccagtgaggactcatctaaaaatttaccaaaaggttctttgaaaaaaaatagcatgaaatatttcagaattttctccaagattttctttaaccgtttttctTAAACTTCTAAAATTTTTATTACAATGATTTCtacctttcatgaatttcttcaaaaattccaccaatgTGGAATTTTccattaattattgaagaatttcctcctgaaattatttaagaaaatcttttaCGGAttcattctaaaaaaatctccaggattttAATGTTTTTCCTAATCGTGGTGTGGACCGAGTAGAATTGAGACAACTGCCACGTACAGCAGAAGAAACATAGGCCTTTGTCTGACCGGtacggtaaggtaagtatctcattttcatattaaaaccacgcacacttgcacacactgaggagcatgccatctagggatgtagtaccggtagtaccggtaccgaaaataccggtattaccgaccaatttttggtaccgaaataccggtactgactgagccttagtaccggtactttcggtaccgtgaaatcttTTCCGAAATGTTTGGAAACcggtattttttcttcttttttaatCCGATCATTAGTATAGCCGATATGCAATGGAAACTCGACTAGAAGcttataacaaaaatgtaacatcttTCTAACTAAtcctgatatt contains the following coding sequences:
- the LOC109404342 gene encoding uncharacterized protein LOC109404342 isoform X3, which produces MSEWSDQRTSTQNSDDNGRNALSEIDLKSTDLSTSDNNSSVNSSKFPLRRIGDLFRSKLRSSGSYSIRTLEDSVPQECKIADSTVQDVEKVASPAKKPDRPGPDVTTAAVVVNEKPTRSGSSVVGASSSGGTALRARRMSTLSRTIQRQKSLIASINGERGQSTVRSASNGNKRQSISSQDTSGDVESDVVVGKSVGRERINSTSHYSTEKSGSSGYYSTNIFFAGGSVAEDHIYYEPVVNRVRKAPSESGSKPTGSTVGKREGILKNSKSQDASKAQKNGKTLEKYYYPATLENVSNDVAIMRAKPSSRDEKLTDNTEGPDGSIPRPIWPLDVDDSLADINLEAFKMRHNSQQNLIGLESSASSNSDNELYSVSKKNQDDTAKKKFQSQSQYEEYLEFHNTRNILEQIRGKLNTLLEQRTEGQKQADNSNGLTQAEAELEENIANLKSDLEGYLQSMNQKNENEIKRFCKGMSKDAKVVAVQNAVEQRHRSRGSSVNFENDYEVLENHRVFEQSYYPSTAQRTLTRYPNPGDQPSLFETVYVRDGFNVRQLNRPAPNPFAQEARSTQMLLNQRSIYVQPQQLQQQQHQPIRYLSNAEINAMSNYEPSTRPESDFTLDLPRAEQLRVKMKKEKQFRSRCRWFFYFLSVVFFLLSVMVVSLVLTRGKRMFGSMI
- the LOC109404342 gene encoding uncharacterized protein LOC109404342 isoform X2, with amino-acid sequence MSEWSDQRTSTQNSDDNGRNALSEIDLKSTDLSTSDNNSSVNSSKFPLRRIGDLFRSKLRSSGSYSIRTLEDSVPQECKIADSTVQDVEKVASPAKKPDRPGPDVTTAAVVVNEKPTRSGSSVVGASSSGGTALRARRMSTLSRTIQRQKSLIASINGERGQSTVRSASNGNKRQSISSQDTSGDVESDVVVGKSVGRERINSTSHYSTEKSGSSGYYSTNIFFAGGSVAEDHIYYEPVVNRVRKAPSESGSKPTGSTVGKREGILKNSKSQDASKAQKNGKTLEKYYYPATLENVSNDVAIMRAKPSSRDEKLTDNTEGPDGSIPRPIWPLDVDDSLADINLEAFKMRHNSQQNLIGLESSASSNSDNELYSVSKKNQDDTAKKKFQSQSQYEEYLEFHNTRNILEQIRGKLNTLLEQRTEGQKQADNSNGLTQAEAELEENIANLKSDLEGYLQSMNQKNENEIKRFCKGMSKDAKVVAVQNAVEQRHRSRGSSVNFENDYEVLENHRVFEQSYYPSTAQRTLTRYPNPGDQPSLFETVYVRDGFNVRQLNRPAPNPFAQEARSTQMLLNQRSIYVQPQQLQQQQHQPIRYLSNAEINAMSNYEVCERRPSKVSIEIPEEGSKSAHLVVDSGVGMGIVSDLVTEGRVRRKSELSNSNNVGKNGDVSDFTLQRVILMESLGKNGKMFGDKEKMLLEYHLNKPSYWELYYGANREEHKPHHTLIRKVKIGGKNAISVSYVSHLGAHPFENYAFIIGESNHPEMLSIIHVTEQAFNTIQGFQADDKVFSKSSLLPYTAKVKV
- the LOC109404342 gene encoding uncharacterized protein LOC109404342 isoform X1 codes for the protein MSEWSDQRTSTQNSDDNGRNALSEIDLKSTDLSTSDNNSSVNSSKFPLRRIGDLFRSKLRSSGSYSIRTLEDSVPQECKIADSTVQDVEKVASPAKKPDRPGPDVTTAAVVVNEKPTRSGSSVVGASSSGGTALRARRMSTLSRTIQRQKSLIASINGERGQSTVRSASNGNKRQSISSQDTSGDVESDVVVGKSVGRERINSTSHYSTEKSGSSGYYSTNIFFAGGSVAEDHIYYEPVVNRVRKAPSESGSKPTGSTVGKREGILKNSKSQDASKAQKNGKTLEKYYYPATLENVSNDVAIMRAKPSSRDEKLTDNTEGPDGSIPRPIWPLDVDDSLADINLEAFKMRHNSQQNLIGLESSASSNSDNELYSVSKKNQDDTAKKKFQSQSQYEEYLEFHNTRNILEQIRGKLNTLLEQRTEGQKQADNSNGLTQAEAELEENIANLKSDLEGYLQSMNQKNENEIKRFCKGMSKDAKVVAVQNAVEQRHRSRGSSVNFENDYEVLENHRVFEQSYYPSTAQRTLTRYPNPGDQPSLFETVYVRDGFNVRQLNRPAPNPFAQEARSTQMLLNQRSIYVQPQQLQQQQHQPIRYLSNAEINAMSNYEVCERRPSKVSIEIPEEGSKSAHLVVDSGVGMGIVSDLVTEGRVRRKSELSNSNNVGKNGDVSDFTLQRVILMESLGKNGKMFGDKEKMLLEYHLNKPSYWELYYGANREEHKPHHTLIRKVKIGGKNAISVSYPSTRPESDFTLDLPRAEQLRVKMKKEKQFRSRCRWFFYFLSVVFFLLSVMVVSLVLTRGKRMFGSMI